TCTTTTGAAGTATAGTTTACATATTTTTTCTTCTTTTAAGTGGTATAAAATTAGTATAAAAATATGTTCAAATCTAATTGTCAAATTTTCATAAATTTTTTTCATAAATTTATGTGTAAGTTCATATCTTAGTTTCTCTACTATTGTATTGTGATTTAGTTCTAAGCCATAAGAATTTTTAAGCATTTTATGTAGTGAAATAGGTTTTAAAATTCTTATAATAATTTTTGAATTTAAAACGATATTACTCTCTATTTCTATCTCTTCTAAAAACTTTTCACTAATGTTATCAAACAATCTTTTTGTCATCTTTTGTAAAAAATTTTCACCTGTTCTTATTGGAGAGTAAGTTATATTTATTGGTACTATCATAGTTTCATTTGTTGCAATAGTATCATTTTCATTTATTAGATATTTTCTATTAAATTTATTTTTATTTTTTATATTATTGTTTATGTGTTCTTGTCTTAAAATTTCTGAGTACAGTGCAAAGAAAGCAGAACCTGTAAAAACTCTACTTTTATTGTCATTTATTTTTACAGTGTAGTGATTTTCTTCTTTTGTAATATCTTTTGCTTTAACCATTCTTCCTTCTGGAAAAATAAGCCAATCTTTTTTTGCTGTTAATAAATCAGATAATATTATATTATTTCTATTTGGATGAGATTTTGATAAAGCTCCAATATTTTGTAAAAAATTACCAAAATATGATTTCATCAATCCATCATCTGCTATAACACCCACTTTTTTATTTGTAATATCATATAAACAATAAGGCACAACAAGTGCCTCAATTCTTGTAAAATGATTTGCTACAAATATTTTTGGGTTATCTTTTGGAATATTTTCTATTCCATAGACTTTTATATTTGTTGATAAAATTTTTTCTAATAGATTTAATACATATCCACTAGAATCAATTAATAAATCTTTTTTAAACATGATAAAGCCTTTTATCTTTGTTTTTTATAAGCTTTATCATTAAAATAATCAACATTTATAACTTCCATTCTTTTTTCAAATAGAAGTTTTAATTTCTCATACTCTTCATTTGTAATTACTCCTTTATTGTGTGACTCTTCTACCATATTTAGAAAACTTGATTTTTTTACTGTTTCATGTTTTATTGCATATTTTATTCTTTCAAAAACTGCAATAGAATCTTTTTGTAAAATAAGTGCTTCTTGAAGCTTATATAAAATCTCATTTTCATCTTCTGGCATAAATAAGTTATCACATAGACTATTTACATTGTTTTCATCATCAAGTAAATCTATAATTTTTCTATTTAATCTATCTTTAGGTTTTGTTCCAATTGGATTTAACCTAATAAATAGACTTAAAAATTTTAGAATAGATATATTTTGTACAATATCTTCTTTTGCTTCTTGAATTTTATAAAATCCATATTCACAAATATATTCAACTAATACTTTATCTTCTTTTTTTGCACTATTTTCGTACTCTCTAATTGTTGATGTAATTAGATATAACCAAGATAAAATATCTGCTAATCTTGCACTAATATTCTCTTTTTTCTTTATATTTGCACCTAAAATTGCAAGGGTAATATTAGTTAATGATGCAAAAGATGCACTTGCCCAAATAAGTCTTTTTTTATAGTTTTTAAATTCACCTTTTGTTTTAATAAAAAGACCTCTTGTTACAAAGTATATAAATGATTTTACACTTAGACTAAGTGCAGATTTTATATGATTTGTTAGTGCATCATCTAATGAATCTATATCATTACTTTTTATTGCAATAACTTGTTTGTATAAGTATGGATGAGATTTAATCAATCCTTGTCCAAACTGCATTAGATTTCTAGTTAAGATATTTGCACCTTCAACAGTAATAGAAATAGGTATTGCAAAATAAGCATGAGCAAGTAAATTTTTTTCTCCTCTTATTATTGCAGCTCCTCCTAAAATATCCATACTGTCATTTATTATTTCTCTAAATTTTTCAGTGGCATGATATTTCATAACTGAGTTTATAACAGCTGGTTTAATATCAGAATCAATTGCATCTAAAGTATAGTTTCTAGAAGCATTTAGTAAGTATGTAAATGCAGCTATTTTTGCAACTTTTTCTTCTATTCCTTCAAATCTATTTATACTTAATCCAAATTGTTCTCTTAGTTGAGTATAAGAGTTTACAACTTTTAATGCAAGTTTACTTCCACCTAAACTAACACTAGGTAAAGATATTCCTCTTCCTATTGAAAGAGATTCAACTAGCATTTGCCAACCTTTTCCTATACCTTCTTTTCCTCCAATGATATTTTCAAAATCAATTATTACATCTTTACCAAATAAAGGTGAGTTTACAAAAGGAATTCCTAATGGGTCATGTCTATTTGAATTATCAACACCTTTTGTTTTAGAATCAATTAAAGCAAAAGTGATACCTAATTCATCTTCTTGTGAATATAGATGATTTGGATCTTTTAAAACAAATGCAAGACCTATTAATGTTGCAATATTTCCTAATGTTATATATCTTTTTTCAAAGTTTAGTTTGATTTTTAATTTTCCATCACTATCTTTAAATATTTCACCACTAGAAGTAATTGAAGTTGCATCACTTCCTGCATTTGGTTCAGTAAGTGCAAAACAAGGCACTTCTTGGCCTATTGCTAATCTTGGAAGATAGTAATCTTTTTGTTTTTGCGAACCATGTTTTAATATAAGTTCAGCAGGTCCTAATGAATTTGGTACCATAACTGTAATCGCTAAAACTTGTGAACGTGAAACAAGCTTTTCTATAATTTTAGAGTGAGCAGTTGCACTAAAGCCTAAACCTCCATACTCCTTTGGAATAATCATTCCAAAAAATTTGTTTGATTTTATGAAATCCCATGATTTTTCACTTAAATCTCTATTTTGGAAGATTTGCCAGTCACTCTCTATTTTACATAATTCATTAACTTCATTATCTAAGAAGCTTTGTTCTTCTTGTGTTAGTTTTATAGTTTTTTGATTTTTTACTCTATCAAAATCTACTTCACCTTTGAAAAAATCTTCTTCAATAAAGTTTGTTCCTGCTTCTAAAGCTTCTTGTTCTGTTTTTGAAATACTAGGAACTAAGTTTTTACTCTTTATAAAATTAAGTAAATTTTTTATAAAAAAGTGTTTTCTTACTTCAGAGTTTAGAACAACAATAGCCATTATGGCAAATACAACCCAAAAAGCAATACTCATATCAAAAAATACTAAAGAGTATATGCCAATGAACCCAAACCATAATATTGCCGGATATGCATAAAATGCAAAAATTAAAAGTATTAA
This genomic window from Arcobacter sp. CECT 8986 contains:
- a CDS encoding acyl-CoA dehydrogenase, with the protein product METLIFILILLIFAFYAYPAILWFGFIGIYSLVFFDMSIAFWVVFAIMAIVVLNSEVRKHFFIKNLLNFIKSKNLVPSISKTEQEALEAGTNFIEEDFFKGEVDFDRVKNQKTIKLTQEEQSFLDNEVNELCKIESDWQIFQNRDLSEKSWDFIKSNKFFGMIIPKEYGGLGFSATAHSKIIEKLVSRSQVLAITVMVPNSLGPAELILKHGSQKQKDYYLPRLAIGQEVPCFALTEPNAGSDATSITSSGEIFKDSDGKLKIKLNFEKRYITLGNIATLIGLAFVLKDPNHLYSQEDELGITFALIDSKTKGVDNSNRHDPLGIPFVNSPLFGKDVIIDFENIIGGKEGIGKGWQMLVESLSIGRGISLPSVSLGGSKLALKVVNSYTQLREQFGLSINRFEGIEEKVAKIAAFTYLLNASRNYTLDAIDSDIKPAVINSVMKYHATEKFREIINDSMDILGGAAIIRGEKNLLAHAYFAIPISITVEGANILTRNLMQFGQGLIKSHPYLYKQVIAIKSNDIDSLDDALTNHIKSALSLSVKSFIYFVTRGLFIKTKGEFKNYKKRLIWASASFASLTNITLAILGANIKKKENISARLADILSWLYLITSTIREYENSAKKEDKVLVEYICEYGFYKIQEAKEDIVQNISILKFLSLFIRLNPIGTKPKDRLNRKIIDLLDDENNVNSLCDNLFMPEDENEILYKLQEALILQKDSIAVFERIKYAIKHETVKKSSFLNMVEESHNKGVITNEEYEKLKLLFEKRMEVINVDYFNDKAYKKQR